TCGCTCCGCGGACGCGAGTATGACGCCTGGGACGACCTCAGCGACATCGAGTTCCTCCTCGGCGAGTCCTGACCTCGGCGAGCGCTACGCTTTCGCGATTCCTGACTGGTACCCCGAGCTGCTCGACGCCGTCGCAGATCGGGCGCGGTTTGGTCGCCAGCGTGCGCTCGCGGCGGCCAACCAGCGGCTGGTGCAGACCTACTGGGCGGTCGGCAACGAGGTCCTGGCTCGCCAGTCCGCCGAGGGTTGGGGTGCGCGGGTCATCGATCGACTATCCGCTGACCTGCGGAAACGCTTCCCGGACGCCACCGGCTTCTCGCCGCGCAACCTCAAATACATGCGCGCGTTCGCCGAGGCCTGGCCGGACGAGGCAATTGTGCAGCGCAGCGCTGCACAATTGCCGTGGCGGCACAACATGGCGCTCCTCGACAAGCTCGATGCGACCGACGTCCGACTCTGGTATTGCCGTGCAGCCGTCGAGCACGGGTGGAGCCGCGACGTGCTGGTCCACCACATCGAGAGCAGATTCCACGAGCGCGCGGGCAAGGCGATCACCAACTTCGATCGTTCGTTGCCCCCGCCGGACTCCGATCTTGCCCAGCAGGCGACCCGCGACCCGTACCTGTTCGATTTCGTCGGCATCGCCGACCTCCGGCGCGAGCGCGCCCTAGTAATGCACTCGAGTGACACCGCGCCGATCGGGGTCGCCGAATGGACCACAGCGATCACTGCGAGCCTGCCGGCGGAACTCGAATCGAGCCTGCCGACGGTCGCAGAGCTCGAAGCCGAACTGGCAGAAACTAACTCACCGGTCGGGGGCGAACTGGAGCAGACAGATGATCAGTGAAGCCGAATGGGAGCAGCACGCGCTGGATGCGCTGGGGGAGTGGGCCTGGCAGCCGGCGACGGGCAGCGCGATCGCTCCCGGCGCCAGCCGCGGCCGGACGGCGTGGGACGAGCTGGTCCTGCCGGAGCGTCTGCTCGATCGGATGCGGACGCTGAATCCACAGGTACCGCCCGAATACCTCGAACAGGCACGGGCCGCGATCCTCGCGCCGCAGTCGCAGGACCCGATTGCCGAGAACTTCCGGCTGCACCAGGTGCTCGTCGACGGCTACCGCGGAATCAGCTACATCGACAACGACGGGATCGAGCAGAACCCGACGATCCGCCTCGTCGGCCATCGGCCGGACGACAACGAATACCTGGCTGTGCAGCAGGTCACGATCCGGACCTCGGAACACCAGCGCCGGTTCGACATCGTGCTCTACCTGAACGGACTGCCGGTCGCCGTCATCGAGCTCAAGCGGGCCGGCGACGGCCACGCCGACCTGCCCGCCGCCCGGGCGCAGCTCGACACCTACCTGCGGGAATTCCCGATGGCGTTCCGGTTCGCCGTGCTGGTGGTGATCAGCGACGGGATCACCGCGCGCTACGGCACCCCATTCACCCCGTTCGAGCACTTCGCGCTCTGGAATGTCGACGACGACGGAGAGCCGATCGCGCCAAGCGATCCAGCTGATGACCGAGCCCGGACACCGCTCAGGGACCTGATGGACGGCGTGTTCAACTCCGAGCGGTTCCTGCAGCTGATGCGGAACTTCACCGCCTTCGACGCCGAAGGCGACCGGCTGGTGAAGCGGATCGCCAAGCCGCACCAATACTTTGCGGTCACCAAGGCGGTCGGCTCGACCGTCGCGGCCGCCGAAAGCAACGGCAAGGCCGGCGTGGTCTGGCACACCCAGGGCTCCGGCAAGTCCATGGAGATGGAGCTCTACACCCACCTGGTCGCGCAGCAGCCCAAGCTCAAGAATCCGACCATCGTCGTCGTCACCGACCGGCGCGACCTGGACGGGCAGCTGTACGAGACCTTCGCCAAATCGCAACTGCTCCGGGAAAAGCCCGTGATCGTCACCAGCCGGGATCAGCTGCGGGACGAGCTGAGCCACCGGACGACCG
Above is a genomic segment from Skermania piniformis containing:
- a CDS encoding DUF1016 N-terminal domain-containing protein, translated to MTPGTTSATSSSSSASPDLGERYAFAIPDWYPELLDAVADRARFGRQRALAAANQRLVQTYWAVGNEVLARQSAEGWGARVIDRLSADLRKRFPDATGFSPRNLKYMRAFAEAWPDEAIVQRSAAQLPWRHNMALLDKLDATDVRLWYCRAAVEHGWSRDVLVHHIESRFHERAGKAITNFDRSLPPPDSDLAQQATRDPYLFDFVGIADLRRERALVMHSSDTAPIGVAEWTTAITASLPAELESSLPTVAELEAELAETNSPVGGELEQTDDQ